A stretch of DNA from Synergistaceae bacterium:
TAAAATTTTTAGCGATGAGACGGCGCAGGAAATAGCACTGGCAGTCTTAACAAGTAATCCCGACGAGCTGGAATCTTTATGGCTATCACTGGGAGATTTCGAGAAGACAAATTTTTTATCACGGGGCGAGGAGTTTTGCAGACAAATTGACGGGGAGATTTCCGAAAAATGGAATAAAATTTATAATAATATAAATCGCAAATTGACAGTTCACAGACTAAACGAGATAAAGGCAAAATTACGGCAGGGCCAAGCAACGAGCAGCGAATTACAGGAATTGAGCGAACTTCAGAAAATGCGCGATCAATATATAATATAAAAAAGGGGTGTCCTAATCTGAACGAGATAAAAAAATTAGCTTTATATACGGCTGACAGGTTAACTGCTTCAATGAACGGCTTAATTTTCAGGACTCAGCGCGATGACTTTACGGGCTTAAATGCACATCTTGAGATAACCGGCGAAAATCCCCGAGTCGTGGGCTTGAGAGTCTGTATTTCAGAAGAGTCCGAGAAATCTTCACGCGGCTATATAATTTCAGGCGATACAGAAATTGCGGCGTATTGGCTGCAGCATTCTTTACCGGTCGTAATAATGCTATATGAACGTGAAAGCAAAAAAATTTTTTATGAATCAGTCAGCACTGAAAATTTAGAAATAGCCGGCCGTAAATGGGAGCTTGTTATTCCCTATGAGAAAGAATATAACGGAGAAAACGCGGCGCAGGAAATCAAAAATTTAACTTGCACGAGTCCATATTTAGCGAGATTAGCACTTGACAAGGCACTAATTGAATTAATCAATCAGGGGCAGGAAATTTTTTTAGAGCTCGACGAATGGATTAATCAGCCCTCTTCACGCGGGAATCTGCGAATTTGCATAACAGGTCATGACTCTGAACAAGTCTATCAATGGCCGTTTGACATAAACCCTGATATACCGCAAGTTTTAAGATTGCCGGAATTATTCCCGTGGGCTGAGATTTCAATAGACGAAGAATTTTACAGCGCGAAAAATTTTCATGATTTTGACTCGAATCTTTTAGCACCGTATATAATTGAGTCCGGAGAAATTGCGCGATTTAGATTTAAGCTCGAATTAAATTCACTGGGTAAATCTTTCTTGATTGCCGAGCCTTATATTTGCCGGGGGATCTTCCCGACTATGAATCAGCAAAATATTTCATACGGGAGCGAATACGAGTCGGGCCTAAAATTTCAGTTATACAGGAAAATTTGAGAAATTTTGAGTCAGAAAATTTTGACGGGGTATTTATTGCGCATGATTGAGTCTTTGATATTACTGCTCGCTAAAATTTCCGGTGCATTGTTAGAGTCCTGACGAATTAATATAATACCGGGTGAGGGCGTAATTTTGCGTGATAATTTAATAGCCCGTTCGCTGCCAGTTATCATAAATGCTGTAGCGAGCCCGTCAGCTAGACTCCCGTCCGGTGTAATAATAGTAACTGATAATAAATCGCTCTGAATAGATTCGCCTGTCTTAGGGTCAAAGAAATGCGAGAATCTCTTCCCGTCAATAATTTTATAGCGTTCGTAATTTCCTGAAGTAATCACAGCCGAGTCTCTCACACTCAAGACAAGCGCGGGACTTCCTGAAGGTTCGAGGGGGTCTCTTACTCCGATATTCCATTTTTGCCCGTCATTCTTGAGTCCTATCGCGTAAATATTCCCGCCGAGATCTATAATTCCCGATTTAACGCCGCGAGTCTTTAACATGTCAGAAATTTTTTCGCTCGCAAAACCCTTAGCAATTCCGCCGAGATCCAGCACGCAGCCTCTTCCCCGCAAAAAAATAGAATTCTCGTTATCGTTGATTTCTAGATTATTAATATCGCTTAAATTTATGGCAATATCAAGACTTTCACGAGACGGCAGAATTTTATCACCCGTGTTAATTTTCCATAAACGAGTAACAGCCCCGATTAACGGATTAAAGACTCCTTCTGTGAGGTCATATAATTTGCGTGAGGCTTTAACAACTTCTATTACTTCATGTGAGGTGGAAAATTTTTTTTGCCCAGATAAAATATTTATCTGCGAAATGTCGGACGATTTATTATACATTGATAATTCATTATCGAGCCTAGCAAGCAATTTATAAGCATCGTCAAGTAAATTATTATCTCGTGAGTAAATCATGATTCTTATAATAGTATTCATAGCAAAGCCGGTTTTCTCCTGTTCAGGAATTGGCGCAACATATAACGAGAAAATCCCGGCCAAGATTAAGAGTGAAGATATAAAAATTTTCCGTCGCATTATATAATTTCTCCTGTCATATAATTTATATTATTATACAAGCGCGATATTTTTTACGGGCAAAAGTGGATATTTTACAGCTACAAAAAGTGTTAAATTTTCCAGTTATAGCAATATATTATAGAGATAAAAAATTTTTTATGTGTAAATTTTTTTGCGTGCGGCGGGGAATAAATTTTGCGGGCGGGACTCACTATATGCGGTAGATAAATTAATTCTCTGTTGTGTATGATAATGACGCAAAATATTTCGTAAAAATTTTATAAGATGGCGGGACTCACTATATACGCTATATAAATTAATTCTCTGTTGTGTATAATAACTGCGCAAAATATTTCGTGATTATATTCTTTGCTTGCGAGTAAAAATTTTTTATCAGACTGTAAATATAATGCTTGCTTACATGTGAACGACGTAAAATATTTCGTGAAAAATTTATCATGCTGCTAAACACGAACGACTCAATTTATTTATTATATAATTATCGCAATAAATTTATTTATTATTTAACAAGGGAGCTTTTGACATGGCATATTATATAGGCGTTGACGTGGGCGGGACTAATATAAAATCAGGAATAATTGACGACTCTGGCAATATAATAAACGAGTCTTCAATACCGACCGGAGCAGACAGGCCGCAGGATGTAGTTTTGCAGGATATTTTGCAGTCAGTGAGAGAATTAATTGACTCATCAAATATTAATCCTAATGAAATAAAATCCGCAGGAGTCGGCACTCCGGGAATGATTGACTATGAAACGGGAAGCGTTATATATAATAATAATTTAGGCTGGAAAAATTTTCACATAGCAGAAAAAATGACTCAAGCACTCGGAATAAGTACGACTCTAGAAAATGACGCGGACGCAGCGGCACTCGGTGAAGTTGTTGCAGGAAGTGCTAAGGGTGCAAAAAGTGCCATGATCGTAACTCTAGGAACTGGAGTCGGAGTCGGAATCGTTCTCGATAATAAAATTTTCCGCGGCTCAGAATTCGGCCATATGGTAATACTCGAAAACGGCAGGCCGTGTAAATGCGGGCGTAGAGGCTGCTGGGAGTCATATGCTTCTGCTACAGGTTTAATAATTTCTACTATTGAGTCAGTAAATGCTAACCCCGGAAGTATTTTAGCTAAGACTTCAGAACTTGAAGGAAAAATAACGGGCCGGACTGTCTTTGATG
This window harbors:
- a CDS encoding ROK family protein; the protein is MAYYIGVDVGGTNIKSGIIDDSGNIINESSIPTGADRPQDVVLQDILQSVRELIDSSNINPNEIKSAGVGTPGMIDYETGSVIYNNNLGWKNFHIAEKMTQALGISTTLENDADAAALGEVVAGSAKGAKSAMIVTLGTGVGVGIVLDNKIFRGSEFGHMVILENGRPCKCGRRGCWESYASATGLIISTIESVNANPGSILAKTSELEGKITGRTVFDAAEKGCEAAKNVIDEYISNLACGLANLINGMNPEIISLGGGVANQGEKLLVPLREKVMSEIYEGLRSKSSKIVACTLGYKAGLIGAAMASRNELNN
- a CDS encoding FAD:protein FMN transferase; this encodes MRRKIFISSLLILAGIFSLYVAPIPEQEKTGFAMNTIIRIMIYSRDNNLLDDAYKLLARLDNELSMYNKSSDISQINILSGQKKFSTSHEVIEVVKASRKLYDLTEGVFNPLIGAVTRLWKINTGDKILPSRESLDIAINLSDINNLEINDNENSIFLRGRGCVLDLGGIAKGFASEKISDMLKTRGVKSGIIDLGGNIYAIGLKNDGQKWNIGVRDPLEPSGSPALVLSVRDSAVITSGNYERYKIIDGKRFSHFFDPKTGESIQSDLLSVTIITPDGSLADGLATAFMITGSERAIKLSRKITPSPGIILIRQDSNNAPEILASSNIKDSIMRNKYPVKIF
- a CDS encoding DUF4365 domain-containing protein, producing MNGLIFRTQRDDFTGLNAHLEITGENPRVVGLRVCISEESEKSSRGYIISGDTEIAAYWLQHSLPVVIMLYERESKKIFYESVSTENLEIAGRKWELVIPYEKEYNGENAAQEIKNLTCTSPYLARLALDKALIELINQGQEIFLELDEWINQPSSRGNLRICITGHDSEQVYQWPFDINPDIPQVLRLPELFPWAEISIDEEFYSAKNFHDFDSNLLAPYIIESGEIARFRFKLELNSLGKSFLIAEPYICRGIFPTMNQQNISYGSEYESGLKFQLYRKI